In one window of Heterodontus francisci isolate sHetFra1 chromosome 24, sHetFra1.hap1, whole genome shotgun sequence DNA:
- the LOC137383630 gene encoding transmembrane protein 100: MMGCKSNPMPWRQHQNSGLKAMEPVSVLERLAVTTGGTERSWYRCIFPFGLVSLVVGIAVTSITFSVRERRMDAAKLVSLAVLGFSLILISAALGCWKVRRERREREAASPPGDSIL; encoded by the coding sequence ATGATGGGCTGTAAGTCAAACCCCATGCCGTGGCGCCAGCACCAGAACTCGGGGCTGAAGGCGATGGAGCCGGTGTCGGTGCTGGAGCGGCTGGCAGTGACCACCGGAGGGACAGAGCGCTCCTGGTATCGCTGCATCTTCCCATTCGGCCTGGTGTCGCTGGTGGTGGGGATTGcggtgaccagcatcaccttctcggtCAGGGAGAGGCGGATGGATGCCGCTAAATTGGTGTCACTGGCAGTGCTGGGCTTCAGCCTGATCCTCATCTCGGCCGCTTTGGGCTGCTGGAAGGTGCGGAGGGAGCGGCGGGAGCGAGAGGCGGCTTCCCCGCCGGGGGACAGTATCCTGTGA